Proteins from a genomic interval of Kitasatospora kifunensis:
- a CDS encoding endonuclease domain-containing protein, producing MDHDHETGRVRGILCFACNAAPGQMRDRPDALRRAADYLEGIVWKPTLVAPGVYRLPS from the coding sequence GTGGATCACGACCACGAAACGGGTAGGGTCCGTGGCATCCTCTGCTTCGCGTGCAACGCGGCGCCGGGGCAGATGCGAGACCGGCCCGACGCGCTCCGGCGGGCTGCCGACTACCTGGAAGGAATCGTGTGGAAGCCAACACTCGTGGCACCGGGCGTCTACCGGCTGCCTTCCTGA
- a CDS encoding FKBP-type peptidyl-prolyl cis-trans isomerase codes for MTQKTKPEIDFPGGEAPAELLIEDIEVGTGAEAKAGANVEVHYVGVTFETGEEFDASWNRNSTFRFPLGGGRVIKGWDQGVQGMKVGGRRKLTIPAHLAYGKQSPSPLIPAGSTLIFVVDLISV; via the coding sequence GTGACGCAGAAGACGAAGCCGGAGATCGACTTCCCGGGTGGCGAGGCTCCGGCCGAGCTGCTGATCGAGGACATCGAGGTCGGCACCGGCGCCGAGGCCAAGGCCGGCGCCAACGTCGAGGTGCACTACGTCGGTGTCACCTTCGAGACCGGCGAGGAGTTCGACGCCAGCTGGAACCGTAACTCGACCTTCCGCTTCCCGCTGGGCGGCGGCCGGGTCATCAAGGGCTGGGACCAGGGCGTTCAGGGCATGAAGGTCGGCGGTCGCCGCAAGCTGACCATCCCGGCCCACCTGGCCTACGGCAAGCAGTCGCCGAGCCCGCTGATCCCGGCCGGTTCGACGCTGATCTTCGTGGTCGACCTGATCTCGGTCTGA
- a CDS encoding ferredoxin → MSVTSEAGAAEQLEVWIDQDLCTGDGICVQYAPEVFELDIDGLAYVKGEDDELRQQPGATAPVPLTLLQDVVDSARECPGDCIHVRRVADRVEVYGPDAD, encoded by the coding sequence ATGTCAGTGACCAGTGAGGCGGGTGCGGCCGAGCAGCTCGAGGTGTGGATCGATCAGGACCTCTGCACCGGTGACGGGATCTGCGTCCAGTACGCACCGGAGGTCTTCGAGCTGGACATCGACGGACTGGCCTATGTGAAGGGCGAGGACGACGAGTTGCGTCAGCAGCCGGGGGCGACCGCACCGGTGCCGCTGACGCTGCTTCAGGACGTGGTGGACTCGGCGCGCGAGTGCCCGGGCGACTGCATCCACGTGCGCCGGGTCGCGGACCGCGTCGAGGTCTACGGCCCCGACGCGGACTGA
- a CDS encoding tRNA (adenine-N1)-methyltransferase: MSEPTGATRRRGPFTVGDQVQLTDPKGRHYTFTLEAGKNFHTHKGAFPHDELIGAPEGTVVRTTGNVPYLALRPLLPDYVLSMPRGAAVIYPKDAGQILAMADIFAGARVVEAGVGSGALSTYMLRAVGDTGMLASYERRQDFADIARKNVERYFGGPHPAWKLTVGDLQDNLVETEVDRIILDMLAPWECLDVAAKALVPGGLICCYVATTTQLSRTVEALREHGTFTEPQSWETMVRTWHVEGLAVRPDHRMIGHTGFLLTSRRLADGVEPPLRRRRPAKGAYGEDYDNGAPELTLAERAAARAAAKEATPVIDQD; this comes from the coding sequence ATGTCCGAACCGACCGGAGCCACCCGCAGGCGGGGGCCATTCACGGTCGGGGACCAGGTTCAGCTGACCGACCCCAAGGGCCGTCACTACACGTTCACGCTCGAAGCCGGGAAGAACTTCCACACCCACAAGGGTGCGTTCCCCCATGACGAGCTGATCGGCGCCCCCGAGGGCACTGTCGTGCGTACCACGGGGAACGTTCCCTATCTCGCGCTGCGCCCCCTGCTCCCCGACTACGTCCTGTCCATGCCGCGTGGTGCGGCCGTGATCTACCCGAAGGACGCGGGGCAGATCCTGGCCATGGCCGACATCTTCGCCGGCGCCCGGGTGGTGGAGGCCGGTGTCGGCTCCGGTGCGCTGAGCACCTACATGCTGCGCGCGGTCGGCGACACCGGCATGCTCGCCTCCTACGAGCGCCGCCAGGACTTCGCGGACATCGCCCGCAAGAACGTCGAGCGCTACTTCGGCGGCCCGCACCCGGCCTGGAAGCTCACCGTCGGTGACCTCCAGGACAACCTGGTGGAGACCGAGGTCGACCGGATCATCCTGGACATGCTGGCGCCCTGGGAGTGCCTGGACGTCGCCGCCAAGGCACTGGTCCCCGGTGGGCTCATCTGCTGCTACGTGGCCACCACCACGCAGCTCTCGCGCACCGTCGAGGCGCTGCGCGAGCACGGCACCTTCACCGAGCCGCAGTCCTGGGAGACCATGGTCCGCACCTGGCACGTGGAGGGCCTGGCGGTCCGCCCGGACCACCGGATGATCGGCCACACCGGCTTCCTGCTCACCTCCCGTCGGCTGGCCGACGGGGTCGAGCCGCCGCTGCGCCGCCGCCGTCCCGCCAAGGGCGCCTACGGCGAGGACTACGACAACGGCGCACCCGAGCTCACCTTGGCCGAGCGGGCCGCTGCCCGCGCCGCCGCCAAGGAGGCCACCCCGGTGATCGACCAGGACTGA
- the prcB gene encoding proteasome subunit beta, translating into MEANTRGTGRLPAAFLTPGSSSFMDFLADHAPQLLPGARALPEGLTIEAPHGTTIVSAVFDGGVVIAGDRRATMGNVIAQRDIEKVFPADEYSAVGIAGTAGLAVEMVRLFQLELEHYEKIEGTVLSLEGKANRLTSMIRGNLGMAMQGLAVVPMFAGYDLDLGRGRIFTYDVTGGRSEERGFAATGSGSVFARGSLKKLYRTGLTGDQAATLVVQALYDAADDDSATGGPDLARKIFPIITLITEDGLRRLSEDEVAEIAVSVTDHRRNQPDGPQAPLL; encoded by the coding sequence GTGGAAGCCAACACTCGTGGCACCGGGCGTCTACCGGCTGCCTTCCTGACCCCCGGGTCCTCCTCCTTCATGGACTTCCTGGCGGACCACGCGCCGCAGCTGCTCCCGGGCGCTCGCGCGCTGCCGGAAGGGTTGACGATCGAGGCGCCGCACGGGACGACCATCGTCTCGGCGGTCTTCGACGGCGGCGTGGTGATCGCCGGTGACCGTCGGGCCACCATGGGCAACGTGATCGCCCAGCGTGACATCGAGAAGGTCTTCCCGGCCGACGAGTACAGCGCGGTCGGCATCGCCGGCACCGCGGGCCTCGCGGTCGAGATGGTCCGGCTGTTCCAGCTGGAGCTGGAGCACTACGAGAAGATCGAGGGCACCGTGCTCTCGCTGGAGGGCAAGGCCAACCGGCTGACCAGCATGATCCGGGGCAACCTGGGCATGGCGATGCAGGGCCTGGCCGTGGTGCCGATGTTCGCCGGCTACGACCTGGACCTCGGGCGCGGGCGGATCTTCACCTACGACGTCACCGGCGGCCGCTCGGAGGAGCGCGGCTTCGCCGCGACCGGCTCCGGCTCGGTCTTCGCCCGCGGTTCGCTGAAGAAGCTCTACCGCACCGGTCTGACCGGGGATCAGGCCGCCACCCTGGTGGTCCAGGCGCTCTACGACGCGGCCGACGACGACTCCGCCACCGGCGGGCCGGACCTGGCGCGCAAGATCTTCCCGATCATCACCCTGATCACCGAGGACGGCCTGCGGCGGCTCTCCGAGGACGAGGTGGCCGAGATCGCGGTCTCCGTCACCGACCACCGCCGCAACCAGCCCGACGGCCCGCAGGCCCCGCTCCTCTAG
- a CDS encoding FKBP-type peptidyl-prolyl cis-trans isomerase — MAENPPDPSEADDSVSGAVTGPAAPRPGGPLSSDGESIVIPPSVLKQQAGWTAPGERVATPAAGGKPEEPQVFASTVRKQEISEADYENVGGGGRLGAVLGVVLAVLLVGSGIGIYVVNQNNDKSSKASDSATSAPSTPPSPTQAPVPPIKDTAKVLPTVSGDFGKKATITLPSEAPDGTFVVKPISEGDGAKINKGDWVSVDYTLKDWQSGKDLQGSYDLGKPLLLQPGTGGVIPALDSSLVGQKAGSRILVVAPPAAAFGDQGNQGMGLAPKDTLVLVADIQRVNAPDARVSGDVTPPPADFPQVKVNGDKKADTITPPPNVTDPTDLKTAVLIQGKGPKVASGEQVLVQYTGVTLKDGKKFDSSLDKGQAFSFAAGGGNVIEGWDKGVVGQNVGSRIELVIPASMAYKDQPPAGSGIPANASLVFVVDILDAGQGNGSSG, encoded by the coding sequence ATGGCTGAGAATCCACCGGACCCGAGCGAGGCCGACGACAGCGTGAGCGGCGCGGTCACCGGCCCGGCGGCGCCCCGGCCTGGCGGCCCGCTGTCGAGTGACGGCGAGTCGATCGTCATCCCGCCCTCGGTTCTCAAGCAGCAGGCCGGGTGGACCGCGCCGGGCGAGCGGGTTGCGACGCCTGCCGCCGGCGGCAAGCCGGAGGAGCCGCAGGTCTTCGCCTCCACGGTGCGCAAGCAGGAGATCTCCGAGGCCGACTACGAGAACGTGGGCGGCGGCGGTCGCCTCGGCGCGGTGCTGGGCGTGGTGCTCGCGGTGCTGCTGGTCGGCAGCGGCATCGGCATCTACGTGGTCAACCAGAACAACGACAAGAGCAGCAAGGCCTCGGACTCCGCCACCAGTGCGCCGAGCACGCCGCCCTCGCCCACCCAGGCCCCGGTGCCGCCGATCAAGGACACCGCCAAGGTGCTGCCGACGGTCTCCGGCGACTTCGGCAAGAAGGCGACCATCACGCTGCCCTCCGAGGCGCCTGACGGCACCTTCGTGGTCAAGCCGATCTCCGAGGGCGACGGTGCCAAGATCAACAAGGGTGACTGGGTCTCCGTCGACTACACCCTGAAGGACTGGCAGAGCGGCAAGGACCTCCAGGGCTCCTACGACCTGGGCAAGCCGCTGCTGCTGCAGCCCGGCACCGGCGGCGTGATCCCGGCGCTGGACTCCAGCCTGGTGGGCCAGAAGGCGGGCAGCCGGATCCTGGTGGTCGCGCCGCCGGCGGCGGCCTTCGGCGACCAGGGCAACCAGGGCATGGGCCTGGCCCCGAAGGACACCCTGGTGCTGGTGGCCGACATCCAGCGGGTGAACGCGCCCGACGCGCGGGTCAGCGGAGACGTGACGCCGCCGCCGGCCGACTTCCCGCAGGTCAAGGTGAACGGTGACAAGAAGGCCGACACCATCACCCCGCCGCCCAACGTGACCGACCCGACCGACCTGAAGACCGCCGTGCTGATCCAGGGCAAGGGCCCGAAGGTGGCCTCCGGCGAGCAGGTCCTGGTGCAGTACACCGGGGTCACGCTCAAGGACGGCAAGAAGTTCGACTCCTCGCTCGACAAGGGCCAGGCCTTCAGCTTCGCCGCCGGTGGCGGCAACGTCATCGAGGGCTGGGACAAGGGCGTGGTGGGTCAGAACGTCGGTAGCCGGATCGAGTTGGTGATCCCGGCTTCGATGGCCTACAAGGACCAGCCGCCGGCCGGCAGCGGCATCCCGGCCAACGCCTCGCTGGTCTTCGTGGTCGACATCCTGGACGCGGGTCAGGGCAACGGCAGCAGCGGATGA
- a CDS encoding ubiquitin-like protein Pup, translated as MATKDTGGGQQRANRSSDEVEEQAAEAQQSEELKERQEKLSEDVDSVLDEIDEVLESNAEDFVRGFVQKGGE; from the coding sequence ATGGCGACCAAGGACACCGGCGGCGGCCAGCAGCGGGCCAACCGCTCCTCGGACGAGGTCGAGGAGCAGGCCGCGGAGGCGCAGCAGTCCGAGGAGCTCAAGGAGCGCCAGGAGAAGCTGAGCGAGGACGTGGACTCGGTGCTGGACGAAATCGACGAAGTGCTCGAGTCGAATGCCGAGGACTTTGTTCGAGGATTCGTTCAAAAGGGCGGAGAGTAG
- the arc gene encoding proteasome ATPase: MAAHEDDYNRSAGKPARGSDEAAQVSYLEQEIAVLRRKLADSPRSSRVLEDRIVELQTNLAGVTAQNERLAATLREARDQIVALKEEVDRLAQPPAGFGTFLSQNEDGTADIFTGGRKLRVNVSPTIELEELRRGQEVLLNEALNIVDAFAFESIGDLVTLKEVLEDGERALVVGHTDEERVVRLAEPLREVTLRPGDALLMEPRSGYVYEVVPKSEVEELVLEEVPDIDYRQIGGLSNQIEQIRDAVELPYLHADLFKEFELRPPKGVLLYGPPGCGKTLIAKAVANSLAKKVAEVTGRPQGKSYFLNIKGPELLNKYVGETERQIRLVFQRAREKASEGTPVIVFFDEMESLFRTRGSGVSSDVENTIVPQLLAEIDGVEGLENVIVIGASNREDMIDPAILRPGRLDVKIKIERPDAEAAKDIFSKYLKNSLPFHPDDLKEHEGSVDTTVAAMIQSVVERMYGETEENRFLEVTYANGDKEVLYFKDFNSGAMIQNIVDRAKKMAIKDFLDHGQRGLRVSHLLAACVDEFKENEDLPNTTNPDDWARISGKKGERIVFIRTLVTGKQGAESGRSIDTVANTGQYL, encoded by the coding sequence GTGGCAGCCCACGAAGACGACTACAACCGCAGTGCCGGAAAGCCCGCCCGTGGTTCCGACGAGGCCGCACAGGTCTCGTACCTGGAGCAGGAGATCGCCGTGCTGCGTCGCAAGCTGGCCGACTCCCCGCGCTCTTCGAGGGTTCTCGAAGACCGGATCGTCGAGCTTCAGACCAACTTGGCCGGAGTGACCGCGCAGAACGAGCGGCTCGCCGCCACGCTGCGCGAGGCCCGCGACCAGATCGTCGCCCTGAAGGAGGAAGTGGACCGGCTGGCTCAGCCCCCGGCCGGTTTCGGCACCTTCCTCAGCCAGAACGAGGACGGCACCGCCGATATCTTCACCGGCGGTCGCAAGCTACGGGTCAACGTCAGCCCCACCATCGAGCTGGAGGAGCTCCGCCGCGGGCAGGAGGTCCTGCTCAACGAGGCGCTCAACATCGTCGACGCCTTCGCCTTCGAGTCGATCGGCGACCTGGTCACCCTCAAGGAGGTGCTGGAGGACGGCGAACGCGCGCTGGTCGTCGGGCACACCGACGAGGAGCGGGTGGTGCGACTGGCCGAGCCGCTGCGCGAGGTCACGCTGCGCCCGGGCGACGCACTGCTGATGGAGCCGCGCTCCGGCTACGTCTACGAGGTGGTCCCGAAGTCCGAAGTCGAGGAACTGGTCCTCGAAGAGGTCCCGGACATCGACTACCGGCAGATCGGCGGCCTGTCGAACCAGATCGAGCAGATCCGCGACGCGGTCGAGCTGCCCTATCTGCACGCCGACCTCTTCAAGGAGTTCGAGCTGCGCCCGCCCAAGGGCGTGCTGCTCTACGGCCCGCCCGGCTGCGGCAAGACACTGATCGCCAAGGCGGTGGCCAACTCGCTGGCCAAGAAGGTCGCCGAGGTCACCGGGCGGCCCCAGGGCAAGAGCTACTTCCTCAACATCAAGGGCCCCGAGCTGCTCAACAAGTACGTCGGCGAGACCGAGCGGCAGATCCGCCTGGTCTTCCAACGCGCCCGTGAGAAGGCCAGCGAGGGCACGCCCGTCATCGTCTTCTTCGACGAGATGGAGTCGCTCTTCCGCACCCGCGGCTCCGGCGTCAGCTCGGACGTGGAGAACACCATCGTTCCTCAGCTGCTCGCCGAGATCGACGGCGTGGAGGGCCTGGAGAACGTCATCGTGATCGGCGCCTCCAACCGCGAGGACATGATCGACCCGGCGATCCTGCGCCCGGGCCGGCTCGACGTCAAGATCAAGATCGAGCGTCCGGACGCCGAGGCCGCCAAGGACATCTTCTCCAAGTACCTGAAGAACTCGCTGCCCTTCCACCCCGACGACCTCAAGGAGCACGAGGGCTCGGTGGACACCACCGTGGCCGCCATGATCCAGTCCGTGGTCGAGCGGATGTACGGCGAGACCGAGGAGAACCGCTTCCTGGAGGTCACCTACGCCAACGGTGACAAGGAGGTCCTGTACTTCAAGGACTTCAACTCCGGTGCCATGATCCAGAACATCGTGGACCGGGCCAAGAAGATGGCGATCAAGGACTTCCTCGATCACGGTCAGCGCGGTCTGCGCGTCTCCCACCTGCTCGCCGCCTGCGTGGACGAGTTCAAGGAGAACGAGGACCTGCCCAACACCACCAACCCGGACGACTGGGCTCGGATTTCGGGCAAGAAGGGCGAGCGGATCGTCTTCATCCGCACCCTGGTCACCGGCAAGCAGGGTGCCGAGTCCGGCCGTTCCATCGATACCGTCGCCAACACCGGGCAGTACCTCTAA
- the prcA gene encoding proteasome subunit alpha, with the protein MSTPFYVSPQQAMADRAEYARKGIARGRSVVVLTYADGIVFVAENTSRALHKVSEIYDKIAFAAVGRYNEFENLRIGGVRYADLRGYSYDRADVTARGLANVYAQTLGTIFSSTGEKPYEVELIVAEVGKGAEDDQIYRLTPDGSVVDEQNTVVVGGNADSIGTYLSQRHQVGLGLAEALKLAVESLARDPNGGSPRTLTAEQLEVAVLDRNRPQQRKFKRILGNQLSRLLSGDSSAEGEGEGGETADEAGAED; encoded by the coding sequence GTGTCCACACCGTTCTACGTCTCGCCGCAGCAGGCCATGGCGGACCGCGCGGAGTACGCCCGCAAGGGCATCGCGCGCGGCCGCAGCGTGGTCGTGCTCACCTACGCCGACGGCATCGTCTTCGTGGCCGAGAACACCTCCCGGGCGCTGCACAAGGTGTCCGAGATCTACGACAAGATCGCCTTCGCGGCGGTCGGCCGCTACAACGAGTTCGAGAACCTGCGGATCGGCGGCGTGCGCTACGCCGATCTGCGCGGCTACTCCTACGACCGGGCCGATGTGACGGCCCGTGGGTTGGCCAACGTCTACGCCCAGACGCTGGGCACCATCTTCTCCTCGACCGGTGAGAAGCCGTACGAGGTGGAGCTGATCGTCGCCGAGGTCGGCAAGGGCGCCGAGGACGACCAGATCTACCGGCTCACCCCCGACGGCTCGGTGGTGGACGAGCAGAACACCGTGGTGGTCGGCGGCAACGCCGACTCGATCGGGACCTACCTGAGCCAGCGTCACCAGGTGGGCCTGGGCCTGGCCGAGGCGCTCAAGCTGGCCGTCGAGTCGCTGGCCCGGGACCCCAACGGCGGCTCGCCGCGGACCCTGACCGCCGAGCAGCTCGAGGTGGCGGTGCTGGACCGCAACCGGCCGCAGCAGCGCAAGTTCAAGCGGATCCTGGGCAACCAGCTCAGTCGGCTGCTGAGCGGCGACTCCAGCGCCGAGGGCGAGGGCGAGGGCGGTGAGACGGCCGACGAGGCCGGCGCCGAGGACTGA
- the dop gene encoding depupylase/deamidase Dop, with protein MTVRRVMGIETEYGISVPGHPNANAMLTSSQIVNAYAAAMHRARRARWDFEEENPLRDARGFDLAREVADASQLTDEDIGLANIILTNGARFYVDHAHPEYSSPEVTNPRDAVLWDKAGERIMAEAAARALELPNGQNILLYKNNTDNKGASYGTHENYLMQRATPFADIVRHLTPFFVCRQVVTGAGRVGIGQDGSAHGFQISQRADYFEVEVGLETTLKRPIINTRDEPHADAEKYRRLHVIIGDANLSEISTYLKLGTTSLVLAMIEDGFIAVDLAVDQPVRTLHRVSHDPSLQYLITLRNGRKLTAVQLQMEYYELARKYVEDRYGHDADEQTKDVLARWEDVLGRLERDPMSLSKQLDWIAKKELLEGYRQRDGLDWDNPRLHLVDLQYSDVREAKGLYNRLVARGRFERLLAEEDVLRAVHQPPEDTRAYFRGRCLDQYAEHVAAASWDSVIFDLPGRDSLQRVPTLEPLRGTRNHVKELLDRCRTAEELVRFLSGG; from the coding sequence ATGACCGTAAGGCGCGTGATGGGCATCGAGACCGAGTACGGGATCTCCGTACCCGGGCACCCCAACGCCAACGCGATGCTCACCTCGTCCCAGATCGTCAACGCCTACGCGGCGGCGATGCACCGGGCGCGCCGCGCCCGCTGGGACTTCGAGGAGGAGAACCCGCTGCGGGACGCGCGGGGGTTCGACCTCGCCAGGGAGGTGGCCGATGCCAGCCAGCTCACCGACGAGGACATCGGCCTGGCCAACATCATCCTGACCAACGGGGCGCGCTTCTACGTCGACCACGCCCACCCCGAGTACAGCTCGCCGGAGGTCACCAACCCGCGCGACGCCGTGCTCTGGGACAAGGCCGGCGAGCGCATCATGGCCGAGGCCGCCGCCCGCGCGCTCGAACTGCCCAACGGGCAGAACATCCTGCTCTACAAGAACAACACGGACAACAAGGGCGCCTCCTACGGCACCCACGAGAACTACCTGATGCAGCGGGCCACCCCGTTCGCCGACATCGTGCGCCACCTCACGCCGTTCTTCGTCTGCCGCCAGGTGGTCACCGGCGCCGGCCGGGTCGGCATCGGCCAGGACGGCTCCGCGCACGGCTTCCAGATCAGCCAGCGCGCCGACTACTTCGAGGTCGAGGTCGGGCTGGAGACCACCCTCAAGCGCCCGATCATCAACACCCGCGACGAGCCGCACGCGGATGCCGAGAAGTACCGCCGACTGCACGTGATCATCGGCGACGCCAACCTGTCGGAGATCTCCACCTACCTCAAACTCGGCACCACCTCGCTGGTGCTGGCGATGATCGAGGACGGCTTCATCGCGGTCGACCTCGCGGTCGACCAGCCGGTGCGCACCCTGCACCGGGTCTCCCACGACCCCTCGCTGCAGTACCTCATCACGCTGCGCAACGGCCGCAAACTCACCGCCGTGCAGCTTCAGATGGAGTACTACGAGTTGGCCCGCAAGTACGTCGAGGACCGCTACGGCCACGACGCCGACGAGCAGACCAAGGACGTGCTGGCCCGCTGGGAGGACGTGCTGGGCCGGCTGGAACGCGACCCGATGAGCCTGTCCAAGCAACTCGACTGGATCGCCAAGAAGGAGCTCCTGGAGGGCTACCGCCAGCGCGACGGACTGGACTGGGACAACCCGCGGCTGCATCTGGTCGACCTCCAGTACAGCGATGTGCGGGAGGCCAAGGGGCTCTACAACCGCCTGGTCGCCCGGGGCCGCTTCGAGCGCCTGCTGGCCGAGGAGGACGTGCTGCGCGCCGTCCACCAGCCCCCCGAGGACACCCGGGCCTACTTCCGCGGCCGCTGCCTGGACCAGTACGCCGAGCACGTCGCCGCGGCCTCCTGGGACTCCGTCATCTTCGACCTGCCGGGTCGCGACTCGCTCCAGCGGGTGCCCACCCTGGAGCCGCTGCGCGGCACCCGCAACCACGTCAAGGAACTGCTGGACCGCTGCCGCACGGCGGAGGAGTTGGTCCGTTTCCTGTCCGGTGGGTAA
- a CDS encoding FKBP-type peptidyl-prolyl cis-trans isomerase has protein sequence MRTTVRRRAGLLVLLPMLVLAACSSGTTAKSGPSVAPTSASPSVPAPVGSASPMPMVSGEFGKKATITLPGGQPSGQFVVSTVIEGDGSTVNKGDWVTVNYSAKDWTTGKDVPSSYDEGNKPQLYQAGLGQLVPAFDQSVVGKKVGSRVLVVAPPSTAFGSNGNQQLGVGKDDTVVFALDIAQAVPQDSVVTGTPTAPSATMPQVKDNGKAAPTITVPPGEAAPTELQTSVLIKGDGKPVQSGQTLLVQYTGVLWSNGQQFDSSWTHGGAQALQVGTGSVIAGWDQGLIGQPVGSRVELVIPPALGYKDQAQNGIPANSTLVFVIDILAAV, from the coding sequence GTGAGGACCACCGTGCGCCGCAGAGCCGGGTTGCTCGTACTCCTGCCGATGCTGGTGCTTGCCGCCTGCAGCAGCGGCACAACCGCGAAGAGCGGGCCATCAGTGGCGCCGACCAGCGCTTCGCCCAGCGTGCCGGCCCCCGTGGGTTCGGCCTCGCCGATGCCGATGGTGAGCGGGGAGTTCGGCAAGAAGGCCACGATCACCCTGCCGGGCGGGCAGCCCAGCGGCCAGTTCGTGGTGAGTACGGTGATCGAGGGCGACGGCAGCACGGTCAACAAGGGTGACTGGGTGACCGTCAACTACTCCGCCAAGGACTGGACCACCGGCAAGGACGTGCCCAGCTCCTACGACGAGGGCAACAAGCCGCAGCTCTACCAGGCGGGTCTGGGCCAGCTGGTGCCGGCCTTCGACCAGAGCGTGGTGGGCAAGAAGGTGGGCAGCCGGGTGCTGGTGGTCGCGCCGCCCTCGACGGCCTTCGGCAGCAACGGCAACCAGCAGCTCGGGGTCGGCAAGGACGACACCGTCGTCTTCGCGCTGGACATCGCGCAGGCGGTGCCGCAGGACTCGGTGGTCACCGGCACGCCCACCGCACCGTCCGCGACGATGCCGCAGGTGAAGGACAACGGCAAGGCCGCCCCGACGATCACCGTCCCGCCCGGCGAGGCCGCCCCGACCGAGCTGCAGACCTCGGTGCTGATCAAGGGGGACGGCAAGCCGGTGCAGTCGGGCCAGACGCTGCTGGTGCAGTACACGGGCGTGCTGTGGAGCAACGGGCAGCAGTTCGACTCCTCGTGGACCCACGGTGGCGCGCAGGCCCTGCAGGTGGGCACCGGCAGCGTGATCGCGGGTTGGGACCAGGGGCTGATCGGCCAGCCGGTGGGCAGCCGGGTGGAGCTGGTGATCCCGCCCGCGCTCGGCTACAAGGACCAGGCGCAGAACGGCATTCCGGCCAACTCGACGCTGGTCTTCGTGATCGACATCCTGGCGGCCGTCTGA
- the pafA gene encoding Pup--protein ligase, with the protein MDRRIFGLENEYGVTCTFRGQRRLSPDEVARYLFRRVVSWGRSSNVFLRNGARLYLDVGSHPEYATPECDDVTELVTHDKAGERILEGLLVDAERRLHEEGIAGDVYLFKNNTDSAGNSYGCHENYLVARHGEFSRLADVLIPFLVTRQLICGAGKVLQTPRGAVFCVSQRAEHIWEGVSSATTRSRPIINTRDEPHADAERYRRLHVIVGDSNMSETTTLLKVGATDLVLRLIEAGVVMRDLTLENPIRAIREVSHDLTGRHQVRLANGREASALEIQEEYYTKALDFADRKGLNTGTVARVLELWGRTLEAVRTEDLARAGTEIDWIMKYQLIERYREKHQMSMSNPRIAQIDLAYHDIHRRRGLFYLLQNKGQAQRVTTDLKTFEAKSVPPQTTRARLRGDFIRKAQEQRRDFTVDWVHLKLNDQAQRTVLCKDPFRSVDERVEKLIAGM; encoded by the coding sequence ATGGACCGCCGAATTTTCGGGCTGGAGAACGAGTACGGCGTCACGTGTACGTTCCGGGGACAACGGCGTCTGTCTCCGGACGAGGTGGCCAGGTACCTCTTCCGCCGCGTAGTTTCCTGGGGCCGCAGCAGCAATGTCTTCCTGCGCAATGGCGCACGCCTCTATCTCGACGTCGGTTCGCACCCCGAGTACGCCACTCCGGAGTGTGATGACGTCACCGAACTGGTGACGCACGACAAGGCGGGCGAGCGAATCCTCGAAGGTCTCCTGGTGGACGCCGAGCGGCGGCTGCACGAGGAGGGCATCGCCGGGGACGTCTACCTCTTCAAGAACAACACCGACTCGGCCGGCAACTCCTACGGCTGCCACGAGAACTACCTGGTGGCCCGGCACGGGGAGTTCTCCCGGCTGGCGGACGTGCTGATCCCGTTCCTGGTCACCCGGCAGCTGATCTGCGGCGCGGGCAAGGTGCTGCAGACTCCGCGTGGCGCGGTCTTCTGCGTCAGCCAGCGCGCCGAGCACATCTGGGAGGGCGTCAGCTCGGCCACCACCCGCTCGCGCCCGATCATCAACACCCGCGACGAGCCGCACGCGGACGCCGAGCGCTACCGGCGGCTGCACGTGATCGTCGGTGACTCCAACATGTCGGAGACCACCACGCTGCTCAAGGTGGGCGCCACCGACCTGGTGCTGCGCCTGATCGAGGCCGGTGTGGTGATGCGGGACCTCACGCTGGAGAACCCGATCCGGGCGATCCGCGAGGTCAGCCACGACCTGACCGGGCGGCACCAGGTGCGCCTGGCCAACGGCCGCGAGGCAAGCGCCCTGGAGATCCAGGAGGAGTACTACACCAAGGCGTTGGACTTCGCCGACCGCAAGGGCCTGAACACCGGCACGGTGGCCCGGGTGCTCGAGCTGTGGGGCCGCACCCTGGAGGCGGTGCGCACCGAGGACCTGGCCAGGGCCGGCACCGAGATCGACTGGATCATGAAGTACCAGCTGATCGAGCGCTACCGCGAGAAGCACCAGATGAGCATGTCCAACCCGCGGATCGCCCAGATCGACCTCGCCTACCACGACATCCACCGTCGGCGCGGGCTCTTCTACCTGCTGCAGAACAAGGGGCAGGCGCAGCGGGTGACCACCGACCTGAAGACCTTCGAGGCCAAGTCGGTGCCGCCGCAGACCACCCGGGCCCGGCTGCGCGGCGACTTCATCCGCAAGGCGCAGGAGCAGCGCCGCGACTTCACGGTGGACTGGGTGCACCTGAAGTTGAACGACCAGGCGCAGCGCACGGTGCTCTGCAAGGATCCGTTCCGTTCGGTGGACGAGCGGGTGGAGAAGCTGATCGCGGGCATGTGA